From the genome of Mucilaginibacter paludis DSM 18603:
TTAAAGGCCTTAACTGATGAACAATACAAGGCCTATACCGACGGAGTTGATATCAACGGACTGGCGCTGGTAGCCCAGGCCAACCATTACCCGGATCCGGGAAAAACACTGTTGTTAAAAAAAAATCTCGGCCTAAGCGCCGCGCAGGTAACTCAAATCAGCAATATCAACACAGAACTACAACGTAAGATGAAGGAAATGGGCGCCTTTATGATCAAAAACGAAAAAGCGCTGGATGCCCTTTTTAAATCGAAAAAACTGGACGACGGCACACTTATATTTTATACCAACCGCTACGGTTTGTACCAGGGCGAGCTGCGGAACGCTATTTTGCAGGCTTATGTTAAAGTACAAGCTATTTTAGATGCAACCCAGCGTAAAAAGTACGAGCAACTACAGAAAATTGAGCATTAATTAATATACCGTTTGAATTATTTACTTTTGCCCCTTAATGAGCGCAATGAAGATTACATTTGATTTTGAAAAACCGTTAGCCGATTTGCAACTGCAAATGGAAAAGGTGAAACAGGTTGAAGAGAAGACCAAGGTTGACATGTCGGCAACGTTAGCCGAGCTTGACGAAAAATTTGAAACCACCAAAAAAGAAATATTCACCAATTTAACCGGCTGGCAGCG
Proteins encoded in this window:
- a CDS encoding Spy/CpxP family protein refolding chaperone yields the protein MTKYLLSAFLFFNAAAGLAQATADTAKNIGKSPLKALTDEQYKAYTDGVDINGLALVAQANHYPDPGKTLLLKKNLGLSAAQVTQISNINTELQRKMKEMGAFMIKNEKALDALFKSKKLDDGTLIFYTNRYGLYQGELRNAILQAYVKVQAILDATQRKKYEQLQKIEH